Proteins encoded by one window of Paenibacillus urinalis:
- the aroF gene encoding 3-deoxy-7-phosphoheptulonate synthase, whose amino-acid sequence MIVITGNSTPEEQLQDIIAVIEKEGLQVHLSRGKDRTVIGLIGSVEPKLAEHLRQMKGVENVVKISKSYKLASRDFHPEDTVISIKGVNIGGGELVVMGGPCAVESAEQIDEIAGLVKAAGGQILRGGAFKPRTGPYSFQGVGVEGLIMMAEAGKKHDLLTITEVMTPEYVDICAEYADILQVGTRNMQNFDLLRKLGTCGKPVLLKRGFSATYDEFLNAAEYILAGGNPNVMLCERGIRTFETYTRNTLDLSAIPVLQQLSHLPVISDPSHGTGRRELVEPMTKASVAAGADGLIIEMHTDPDNSMTGDGVQSLFPDQFAQLLQDLEKLAPIVGKTFNTKKSPITASR is encoded by the coding sequence ATGATCGTTATAACAGGAAACTCTACGCCAGAGGAACAGCTTCAGGATATTATTGCCGTCATTGAGAAGGAAGGGCTCCAGGTTCATCTCTCGAGAGGGAAGGATCGGACAGTCATCGGTCTCATTGGCTCCGTTGAACCCAAATTAGCAGAACATTTACGACAAATGAAAGGTGTAGAGAACGTGGTCAAAATTTCGAAATCATACAAATTAGCAAGCAGAGACTTTCATCCTGAAGATACAGTCATTTCAATAAAGGGAGTCAATATTGGCGGCGGTGAGCTGGTCGTCATGGGCGGTCCTTGTGCGGTTGAATCCGCAGAGCAGATCGATGAGATTGCTGGACTTGTCAAGGCAGCAGGCGGTCAGATACTTCGCGGTGGAGCATTTAAACCACGGACCGGCCCTTACAGCTTCCAAGGTGTTGGGGTGGAGGGTCTTATCATGATGGCGGAAGCGGGGAAGAAACACGACCTTCTAACCATTACTGAAGTCATGACACCTGAATATGTAGACATTTGTGCCGAGTACGCAGATATCCTTCAAGTTGGAACACGTAACATGCAAAATTTTGACTTGCTTCGCAAGCTCGGAACCTGCGGTAAGCCTGTGCTTCTTAAACGCGGCTTCAGTGCAACTTATGATGAATTCTTGAATGCAGCCGAGTACATCCTGGCGGGAGGGAATCCGAACGTGATGCTCTGCGAACGCGGAATCCGTACATTTGAGACTTACACTCGTAATACACTGGATTTGTCAGCAATTCCTGTACTTCAGCAGCTCAGCCATCTGCCGGTCATTTCTGACCCTAGTCATGGAACGGGACGCAGAGAGCTTGTTGAACCGATGACGAAGGCTTCTGTGGCAGCTGGAGCGGATGGATTGATTATTGAAATGCATACAGACCCTGATAATTCGATGACGGGCGACGGTGTTCAATCGTTGTTCCCGGATCAGTTTGCTCAGTTGCTTCAGGATCTAGAGAAGCTCGCTCCAATCGTAGGTAAGACATTTAATACAAAGAAATCACCAATAACTGCAAGTCGTTAA
- a CDS encoding response regulator, with the protein MSVQKTKIMIVDDHDMVRMGLKTYLSLDPSFEVVLEGTDGQHALELLRNCAADDLPELILMDLMMPRLNGAEATRAILPEFPNVKIIILTSFLEDHLVLEAIESGAVSYVLKTVSAEELIYALQGAKRGMPVMTNDISRALTRGLRQKTVKEDDSGMTEREKEVLLLIAEGKSNKDISEELHISIKTVKTHVSNLLMKCEMEDRTQLAIYAHRKGWVNT; encoded by the coding sequence ATGAGCGTGCAGAAGACAAAGATTATGATCGTAGATGATCATGATATGGTAAGAATGGGCTTAAAAACGTATCTGAGTTTGGATCCTTCGTTTGAAGTCGTTCTCGAGGGAACGGATGGACAGCATGCCCTTGAGCTTCTTCGAAACTGTGCTGCAGACGACTTACCAGAACTGATTCTGATGGATTTGATGATGCCGCGGCTGAACGGAGCGGAAGCAACCAGAGCTATTCTGCCTGAATTCCCGAATGTAAAAATCATTATTTTGACCAGTTTTCTGGAGGATCATCTTGTACTTGAGGCTATTGAGTCCGGGGCGGTGAGCTATGTATTAAAAACCGTGTCCGCAGAAGAGCTGATCTATGCTTTGCAAGGAGCAAAGAGAGGCATGCCTGTCATGACCAATGATATATCGAGAGCGCTGACAAGAGGACTGCGGCAAAAAACCGTCAAGGAAGATGATTCGGGAATGACAGAGCGGGAGAAGGAAGTGCTGCTGCTTATTGCCGAAGGTAAGAGTAATAAGGATATTTCTGAGGAGCTTCATATCAGCATCAAGACAGTAAAGACGCATGTCAGCAACTTGCTGATGAAATGTGAAATGGAGGACCGGACACAACTGGCCATCTACGCTCATCGCAAAGGCTGGGTAAATACATAA
- the serC gene encoding 3-phosphoserine/phosphohydroxythreonine transaminase has product MNKRAFNFNAGPAALPLEVLTRAQAEFVDYKNTGMSIMEMSHRGAVYESVHNEAQERLLALLGNPTGYKVLFLQGGASTQFAMIPMNFLSAGQTAHYVHTGSWAKKALSEAKLIGETSIIASGESSKFMKLPELSDLNLNSNAAYLHMTSNETIEGTQFRDFPDTGTTPLIVDMSSDILSRALDMTKFDMIYAGAQKNLGPSGVTVVIAKEELVTESPKHLPSMLRYDTFVSNNSLYNTPPSFGIYMVNEVLKWIEEQGGLAGVEAKNEEKAGILYHTIDDSNGFFQGCADTADRSRMNVTFRLADEGLEKEFIKQSEQEGFIGLKGHRSVGGLRASIYNAVPMESVQALTDFMKQFQKTHG; this is encoded by the coding sequence TTGAATAAGAGAGCATTTAACTTTAATGCGGGACCTGCAGCACTGCCATTAGAGGTGCTCACTCGGGCACAGGCTGAATTTGTCGATTATAAGAACACAGGCATGTCGATTATGGAGATGTCCCATCGCGGGGCCGTTTATGAATCTGTTCATAACGAAGCGCAGGAACGCCTTCTGGCGCTTCTCGGTAACCCGACAGGCTACAAAGTATTGTTCCTGCAAGGCGGGGCAAGCACACAATTCGCGATGATCCCGATGAATTTCCTGTCTGCCGGTCAAACTGCTCATTATGTACATACAGGGAGCTGGGCGAAGAAGGCGCTGTCTGAGGCAAAACTGATCGGCGAGACAAGCATTATTGCATCAGGCGAGTCCTCGAAGTTCATGAAGCTTCCAGAACTCTCTGATCTTAATCTGAACAGCAATGCCGCTTATCTGCATATGACTTCAAATGAAACAATAGAGGGCACACAGTTTAGAGACTTCCCGGATACTGGAACGACTCCACTCATTGTAGATATGTCCAGTGATATTCTAAGCAGAGCACTTGATATGACGAAATTCGATATGATCTACGCAGGTGCCCAAAAAAATCTTGGACCATCCGGAGTTACTGTCGTTATTGCTAAAGAGGAGCTTGTTACCGAATCGCCTAAACATCTCCCTTCTATGCTCCGTTACGATACCTTTGTAAGCAACAATTCTCTTTATAACACACCACCATCCTTCGGTATTTATATGGTGAATGAAGTGCTGAAGTGGATTGAAGAGCAAGGAGGTCTTGCCGGCGTAGAGGCTAAGAATGAAGAGAAGGCAGGCATCCTGTATCATACGATCGATGATAGCAATGGCTTCTTCCAAGGCTGTGCTGATACGGCAGACCGTTCAAGAATGAATGTTACCTTCCGACTTGCGGATGAGGGACTGGAGAAGGAGTTTATCAAGCAATCTGAGCAAGAAGGGTTTATCGGCTTGAAGGGCCATCGCAGCGTAGGCGGCTTGCGTGCTTCGATTTACAATGCGGTCCCAATGGAGAGTGTACAGGCGCTGACTGATTTTATGAAACAATTCCAGAAGACACATGGCTAA
- a CDS encoding S1C family serine protease — protein MSDNNNNNRFGREDDEREQSFNESRKSENSSSYYYSYGPFQSMNTDKENHTPEANDVEVTPPEPVKPIPTMVERSSSHFTRSGGSYNRSDSEAQGSGGGGGDQRNWNYNRKPKTRSNFKTGVFSFIAGMLVIAVLMFTSDRMNLFTPEAALSNNTTSAGETASSEPVTSSGSGVTTSLPVGSQDISGVVSKVSPAVVEIETFSNSASSNSRQSPYYNDPLYQYFFGGNGGGSSSNNGNGNGNGSNGQSSSQLTPLGVGSGFIFEKDGYILTNEHVVSGADVIQVTLEDNNKPYEAKLLGSSPDLDLAVLKIEGDDFPVAAMGNSDDVQVGEWLVAIGNPGGFEHTVTAGVLSAKDRTITINDETTGEANEYNNLLQTDASINPGNSGGPLLNLQGEVIGMNVAVSADAQGIGFAIPSSVILNVVDKLKNNEEIPKEPEPFIGASLMDLTPEVAKQMGTDLTEGSVVMNLVYQSPAYTADLRPYDIITGINGENYATTTDLIEQIQTHKVGDEITLNVNRDGNTMDVKVKIGDRNDFDTTETQNSQSIAP, from the coding sequence ATGAGCGACAATAACAACAATAACAGATTCGGTCGTGAAGATGATGAGCGTGAACAATCATTTAATGAATCCCGCAAATCCGAAAACAGCAGCTCTTACTATTATTCCTATGGACCCTTTCAATCCATGAATACCGATAAGGAGAATCATACGCCTGAGGCAAACGATGTAGAGGTTACACCCCCTGAACCCGTTAAACCTATACCTACCATGGTTGAGAGAAGCTCAAGCCATTTCACTCGTTCCGGAGGCTCCTACAACCGTTCCGATAGTGAAGCTCAAGGTTCCGGCGGAGGCGGTGGAGATCAGCGGAACTGGAATTATAATCGCAAGCCCAAAACGAGATCGAATTTCAAAACAGGTGTGTTTTCCTTTATTGCAGGTATGCTCGTTATTGCGGTCCTAATGTTTACATCCGATCGTATGAATTTATTTACCCCGGAAGCCGCATTATCGAACAATACAACTTCAGCAGGCGAGACAGCCAGCAGCGAGCCAGTTACATCAAGCGGCTCGGGTGTAACGACCTCATTGCCTGTGGGTTCACAGGATATATCGGGTGTCGTTAGCAAAGTAAGTCCCGCGGTTGTAGAAATTGAGACCTTCTCAAATTCAGCATCAAGCAATTCAAGACAAAGTCCATATTATAATGATCCACTATATCAATACTTCTTCGGCGGTAATGGCGGAGGAAGCAGCTCGAACAACGGAAACGGAAACGGAAATGGAAGCAACGGACAATCCTCCAGCCAACTGACTCCTCTGGGTGTAGGATCTGGATTTATCTTTGAGAAAGACGGTTATATTCTGACTAATGAGCATGTGGTTTCGGGTGCTGATGTTATCCAGGTCACACTGGAGGACAATAATAAACCGTACGAAGCGAAGCTGCTCGGAAGCAGTCCAGATCTGGATCTGGCCGTGCTCAAAATTGAAGGCGATGATTTTCCAGTCGCGGCTATGGGCAACTCCGATGATGTACAGGTAGGTGAATGGCTCGTCGCAATTGGTAACCCAGGCGGATTCGAGCATACGGTAACAGCAGGAGTGCTGTCCGCGAAGGATCGTACGATTACAATTAATGATGAAACAACAGGTGAAGCGAATGAGTACAACAACCTGCTTCAAACCGATGCTTCGATTAACCCAGGGAACTCGGGTGGCCCGCTTCTCAATCTGCAGGGTGAAGTGATCGGTATGAACGTGGCTGTAAGTGCAGATGCACAGGGTATTGGATTCGCGATTCCTTCCAGTGTTATTCTGAATGTAGTTGATAAGCTTAAAAATAATGAAGAAATCCCAAAAGAACCAGAGCCATTCATTGGCGCGTCTCTGATGGATTTGACTCCGGAAGTGGCGAAACAGATGGGAACTGATCTTACAGAAGGCTCTGTTGTCATGAACCTGGTTTATCAATCTCCGGCTTATACTGCAGACCTTCGTCCGTATGATATTATTACAGGAATTAACGGCGAGAACTATGCAACAACCACCGATCTTATTGAACAGATTCAAACGCATAAAGTCGGTGATGAAATTACATTGAATGTAAACAGAGATGGGAACACGATGGATGTCAAAGTAAAGATCGGCGATCGGAATGACTTTGACACGACGGAAACTCAAAATTCACAAAGCATTGCGCCGTAA
- a CDS encoding response regulator transcription factor yields the protein MRSKILIIDDDDKIISMLRRGLAFEGYDVLTASNGAEGLQKMLEVDPDVVVLDVMMPKVDGFEVCRRLREGGSTVPILMLTAKDEIEQRVKGLDLGADDYLVKPFALEELLARVRALLRRKTETNESSSNRLTFEDVILDYDAREVHRAGQRLDLTAKEFELLYLFMQNPKRVLSRDLIMDKIWGFDYSGESNVLEVYIAMLRQKTEEHGGKRIIQTIRGAGYILRGDN from the coding sequence GTGCGTTCGAAGATCTTAATTATTGATGATGACGATAAAATTATATCCATGCTTAGAAGAGGCCTTGCCTTTGAAGGGTATGACGTGCTTACGGCGTCAAACGGAGCAGAGGGTTTACAAAAAATGCTTGAGGTCGATCCTGATGTTGTGGTTCTCGATGTGATGATGCCCAAGGTGGATGGATTTGAAGTATGCAGACGGCTTAGGGAAGGGGGAAGCACGGTCCCTATCCTGATGCTGACGGCAAAAGACGAAATTGAGCAGCGGGTCAAGGGTCTTGACCTTGGTGCAGATGATTATCTTGTTAAGCCATTTGCGCTGGAAGAGCTCCTCGCCAGGGTCAGAGCGCTGTTGAGACGTAAGACGGAAACAAATGAGAGCAGCAGCAACCGACTGACATTTGAAGATGTGATCCTGGATTATGATGCACGTGAGGTACATCGTGCAGGACAGCGCCTTGATCTGACGGCTAAAGAATTTGAACTGCTGTATTTGTTCATGCAGAATCCTAAGCGTGTGCTGTCCAGAGATTTAATAATGGATAAGATCTGGGGCTTTGATTACAGTGGAGAGTCGAATGTACTTGAGGTATATATTGCAATGCTGCGGCAAAAAACAGAAGAGCACGGAGGTAAACGTATAATTCAGACCATTCGTGGTGCTGGTTATATTCTGAGAGGAGACAACTAG
- a CDS encoding 4-hydroxy-3-methylbut-2-enyl diphosphate reductase produces the protein MEVLRISPRGYCYGVVDAMVLARQAANNLDLPRPIYILGMIVHNSHVTNSFEDEGIITLDGPNRMEILKQVEKGTVIFTAHGVSPEVRKLARDKGLTTVDATCPDVTKTHDLIKEKSQEGYQIIYIGKKGHPEPEGAIGIAPDCVHLIEREDEIDALNVPNGRIIITNQTTMSQWDIKHIMKKLLEKYPGAEVHNEICLATQVRQEAVAEQAGQADLVIVVGDPRSNNSNRLAQVSEEIAGTTAYRVSDVTEIKQEWLQGVNKVAVTSGASTPTPITKEVITYLEQYDHDKPETWEIQRTINMKKLLPPVRVKTKS, from the coding sequence ATGGAAGTACTACGAATTTCTCCTCGCGGTTACTGCTATGGTGTGGTAGATGCTATGGTGCTCGCAAGACAGGCGGCGAACAATTTGGATTTACCGCGGCCCATTTATATACTTGGTATGATCGTTCATAACAGCCATGTGACGAATTCCTTTGAAGACGAAGGCATTATTACGCTTGATGGCCCGAATCGGATGGAGATCTTGAAGCAGGTTGAGAAGGGCACGGTTATTTTTACAGCTCACGGGGTCTCTCCTGAAGTGCGCAAGCTGGCAAGAGACAAAGGTCTTACGACTGTTGATGCAACATGCCCGGATGTAACTAAGACTCATGACCTGATTAAAGAAAAGTCGCAAGAAGGCTATCAGATTATTTATATCGGTAAGAAGGGGCATCCTGAACCAGAGGGAGCCATTGGCATTGCACCGGATTGTGTTCACTTAATTGAACGTGAGGACGAGATTGATGCACTAAATGTTCCAAATGGCAGAATCATCATTACAAACCAAACGACGATGAGCCAATGGGATATCAAGCACATTATGAAGAAGCTGCTGGAAAAATATCCGGGTGCAGAAGTGCATAATGAGATTTGTTTGGCGACTCAGGTTCGCCAGGAGGCTGTTGCAGAGCAAGCGGGTCAAGCCGATCTCGTTATCGTTGTCGGTGATCCGCGCAGCAATAACTCCAATCGTTTGGCTCAAGTATCAGAAGAGATTGCAGGGACTACAGCTTACCGGGTGTCTGATGTAACAGAGATTAAACAGGAGTGGCTTCAAGGCGTCAATAAAGTAGCTGTAACTTCAGGAGCATCCACGCCTACTCCAATTACGAAGGAAGTCATTACCTATCTGGAGCAATATGATCATGACAAACCGGAGACTTGGGAAATCCAGCGGACCATCAACATGAAGAAGCTGCTTCCACCCGTACGGGTCAAAACCAAATCATAA
- the glnA gene encoding type I glutamate--ammonia ligase — MSVENVLKSIQENNIEWVDFRFVDLSGRAHHISLPASEVEAETFVNGVAFDGSSIPGFRGIEESDMVMMPDPESTFIDPFTAHPTLNVMCDIFTPDGERYERDPRGIAVKAEEYLQKAGIGTRANFAPESEFFIFDDVRYESGTNSSSYYVDSEEAAWNTNRKEEGGNLGFKIRTKGGYVPVAPMDTQQDIRSEMSRLLDEVGIRVERHHHEVATAGQAEINFRFDTLKKTADNLLVYKYIVHNTARQYGKVATFMPKPLFGDNGSGMHVHQSIFDGDTPLFYEKGAYANLSEMALHYIGGILYHAPALIALTNPSTNSFKRLVPGYEAPVNLVYSKGNRSAAVRIPVAAVTPKGCRIEFRTPDSTANPYLAFAAMLMAGLDGIKRKINPTELGYGPIDKNIYELSDADKENIRSVPASLDEALDALASDFEFLTEGGVFTKEFIDNYIEFKRAEAKAVSIRVHPHEYSLYFDC, encoded by the coding sequence ATGTCTGTTGAAAATGTATTGAAATCAATTCAGGAAAACAACATTGAATGGGTAGATTTTCGTTTTGTAGATCTATCTGGCCGCGCTCACCATATCTCTCTGCCAGCTTCTGAAGTTGAAGCAGAAACCTTTGTTAACGGGGTAGCATTTGATGGATCTTCTATTCCAGGCTTCCGCGGTATCGAAGAATCCGATATGGTTATGATGCCGGATCCAGAATCCACTTTCATTGACCCATTCACAGCACATCCTACACTAAACGTAATGTGTGATATTTTCACTCCAGACGGAGAGCGTTATGAGCGTGACCCGCGCGGTATTGCTGTTAAAGCGGAAGAATATCTGCAAAAAGCAGGTATCGGTACACGTGCAAACTTTGCTCCGGAATCCGAATTCTTTATCTTTGACGACGTACGTTATGAAAGTGGAACGAACAGCTCTTCTTACTATGTTGATTCCGAAGAAGCAGCTTGGAACACAAACCGCAAAGAAGAAGGCGGTAACCTTGGTTTCAAGATCCGCACTAAAGGCGGATATGTTCCTGTCGCTCCAATGGATACTCAACAAGATATCCGCAGTGAAATGTCCCGTCTTCTTGATGAAGTAGGGATTCGCGTTGAGCGTCACCATCATGAAGTTGCAACTGCGGGTCAAGCAGAAATCAACTTCCGTTTTGATACATTGAAGAAAACAGCAGATAACCTGCTCGTTTACAAATACATCGTTCATAACACAGCTCGTCAATATGGTAAAGTGGCAACCTTCATGCCTAAACCGCTCTTCGGCGATAACGGCAGCGGAATGCACGTTCACCAATCTATCTTTGACGGCGATACTCCTTTGTTCTATGAAAAAGGCGCATACGCGAACCTTAGTGAAATGGCGCTTCACTACATTGGCGGTATTCTGTACCATGCTCCAGCACTGATCGCACTCACTAACCCTAGTACAAACTCGTTTAAACGTCTTGTACCTGGTTATGAAGCGCCAGTTAACCTTGTATACTCCAAAGGTAACCGTTCTGCAGCGGTACGTATTCCAGTGGCAGCTGTAACACCTAAAGGTTGTCGTATCGAGTTCCGTACTCCGGACTCTACTGCTAACCCTTATCTTGCATTTGCAGCAATGCTTATGGCAGGTCTTGACGGAATCAAACGCAAGATCAACCCAACTGAGCTTGGATATGGTCCAATCGACAAGAACATCTATGAATTGTCTGATGCAGACAAAGAGAACATCCGCAGCGTACCAGCTTCTCTAGACGAGGCGCTTGACGCTCTTGCATCTGACTTTGAGTTCTTGACAGAAGGCGGCGTATTCACTAAAGAATTCATTGATAACTACATTGAATTCAAACGTGCTGAAGCTAAAGCTGTATCAATCCGTGTTCATCCACACGAATACAGCCTGTACTTCGACTGCTAA
- a CDS encoding sensor histidine kinase has protein sequence MSIRLRLTLWYSGLLAAVLLLFGSVIYALVHYYAYEDVESEILTQTKSISQRISAVLVRNPDFTEELNLILPEKANQLADLQIYVQLYNYTSDRAVASDNLRDYRFSVPDFEKAGTSEGWARMTVDNSPFLVYQFPLVLQSTDQVIGMLQVGTITASEDRLMDRLLLILIYVSIITLVLAMSVGLFLARKSMRPLIHIIDAADGIQSGNDLSIRIEYNGPNDEIGKLITTVNNMLARTEGFFKELEDAYAAQRRFVSDASHELRTPLTTIRGNTDFLKKLWDPDPEDRKPLTEEMKEQMTLEAIEDIADEGRRMSRLVNDMLSLARADTGQTIDLNPTPLSILVKDVARRAQHLPRTAEWKYSDLEVLNGAYVLGNKDYLQQMLFIFIENAFKYTPEGEVTLDAVVYNGQVGLRISDTGIGMDKNEVPYIFDRFYRADESRGITKGTGLGLSIAKWIIDEHNGSVEVVTKLGEGTTFIVWLPLELAPPLE, from the coding sequence ATGTCCATCCGGTTACGGCTGACTTTATGGTATTCAGGCTTGCTTGCTGCCGTACTGCTTCTATTTGGTTCCGTAATTTACGCCCTTGTGCATTATTACGCATACGAAGATGTAGAATCCGAGATTCTCACTCAGACAAAGAGTATCAGTCAGCGTATTAGTGCTGTGCTCGTTCGAAATCCGGATTTTACCGAGGAGCTGAATTTGATTCTTCCAGAGAAGGCGAATCAGCTTGCAGATTTGCAAATTTATGTCCAATTATATAACTATACAAGCGACAGAGCGGTGGCTTCTGATAATTTACGTGATTATCGGTTTAGCGTGCCTGACTTTGAGAAAGCGGGAACGAGCGAGGGCTGGGCAAGAATGACCGTCGATAATTCCCCTTTTCTCGTGTATCAGTTTCCATTGGTGCTGCAATCGACAGATCAGGTGATTGGTATGCTGCAAGTAGGCACAATTACGGCATCCGAAGATCGTTTAATGGACAGGCTGCTGCTCATTCTGATCTATGTGTCCATCATTACGCTCGTTCTGGCCATGAGTGTAGGTTTGTTTCTCGCCCGCAAGTCCATGCGTCCGCTGATCCATATTATTGATGCGGCAGATGGTATTCAGTCTGGAAATGATCTGAGCATACGAATCGAGTATAACGGACCTAATGATGAGATTGGCAAACTGATCACAACTGTAAATAACATGCTTGCACGTACAGAGGGATTCTTCAAAGAGCTGGAGGATGCTTATGCAGCCCAAAGACGATTCGTCTCTGACGCCTCTCATGAATTAAGAACTCCGCTGACGACGATCAGAGGCAATACCGATTTCCTGAAAAAGCTGTGGGATCCCGATCCGGAAGACCGCAAGCCGCTGACAGAGGAAATGAAGGAGCAAATGACCTTGGAAGCCATTGAGGATATTGCGGATGAGGGCAGACGAATGAGCAGGCTCGTTAATGATATGCTGTCCCTGGCTCGTGCAGATACAGGGCAGACCATAGATTTGAACCCAACTCCTCTGTCGATATTGGTGAAGGATGTAGCACGCAGAGCTCAACATCTTCCTCGCACGGCAGAATGGAAATACAGCGATCTTGAAGTGCTCAATGGCGCCTATGTTCTAGGTAATAAAGATTATTTGCAGCAAATGCTGTTTATCTTTATAGAGAATGCCTTTAAATATACACCTGAGGGTGAAGTGACTCTCGATGCTGTGGTGTATAACGGACAAGTGGGTCTGCGCATTAGTGATACGGGCATAGGAATGGATAAGAATGAGGTTCCTTACATCTTTGACCGCTTCTACCGAGCAGATGAGTCAAGGGGGATCACGAAGGGGACTGGACTTGGATTATCCATCGCAAAATGGATTATTGACGAGCATAACGGATCAGTGGAGGTTGTAACTAAGCTGGGAGAAGGAACAACATTTATTGTATGGCTCCCGCTCGAGTTGGCTCCCCCTCTGGAATAA
- the ltrA gene encoding group II intron reverse transcriptase/maturase, whose product MKAEYRKGCLQRDSMECEEYAGARSAGTRERRERGGATDMLERILNRDNLNKAYKRVKRNHGAPGIDGMTVEEALPWLREHREGLLESIRDGSYKPNPVRRKEIPKPDGSGVRKLGIPTVIDRVIQQAISQQLQPLFEPLFAEGSYGYRPGRSAQQAIRKVKEYAEQGYDYAVEIDLSKYFDTLNHELLMNLLRKQIQDKRVTDLIKKYLKSGVMEHGVRRETEEGSPQGGPLSPLLANIYLNEFDQEMKSREVNVIRYADDIVVLAKSKRAATRLLESCQKYLEKRMKLQINRRKSKVVSIVARKHFKFLGFALGKSRDRVHIRAHGQSLAKAKKKLKELTKRSQGKNVRQVMEQVKVYIRGWIGYFYVADMKRTLQRWNEWLRRRFRMYIWKQWKKPRTKAQNLRKLGIPEWQAYQWANSRLGYWRIAGSPVLSRSITNKRLAQAGYYDFPAQYEHLRNLHLSG is encoded by the coding sequence ATGAAAGCAGAATACCGAAAGGGCTGCCTGCAAAGGGATAGCATGGAATGCGAAGAGTATGCGGGAGCGCGGAGTGCCGGCACTCGGGAACGTAGAGAAAGAGGCGGTGCAACGGACATGCTTGAGAGGATACTAAACAGGGATAACCTGAACAAGGCCTACAAGCGGGTCAAACGTAATCACGGAGCACCGGGAATCGATGGAATGACAGTCGAGGAGGCACTACCGTGGTTACGGGAACACAGAGAGGGGCTTTTGGAAAGTATCCGGGACGGAAGCTACAAACCAAACCCGGTACGGCGTAAAGAAATCCCGAAACCAGATGGAAGTGGAGTGCGGAAGCTCGGTATCCCTACGGTAATAGACCGCGTGATTCAGCAAGCGATATCGCAGCAGCTACAACCCCTGTTCGAACCGTTATTCGCGGAAGGAAGCTATGGCTACCGCCCTGGGCGGAGTGCGCAGCAAGCCATTCGCAAAGTAAAAGAGTATGCGGAGCAGGGATACGACTACGCAGTAGAAATCGATCTATCCAAATATTTTGACACGCTGAACCATGAGCTGCTTATGAATCTTTTGCGCAAACAAATCCAGGACAAGCGGGTAACTGATCTGATCAAGAAGTATCTCAAAAGCGGGGTCATGGAGCACGGAGTGCGGCGCGAAACGGAAGAAGGATCACCTCAAGGTGGCCCGCTATCGCCGCTGCTGGCGAATATCTATTTGAATGAGTTCGACCAAGAGATGAAAAGCCGAGAAGTGAATGTGATCCGCTACGCAGATGACATTGTAGTGCTGGCGAAAAGCAAACGTGCAGCAACGCGGCTGTTGGAGTCCTGCCAGAAGTATCTAGAGAAGCGAATGAAACTTCAGATAAATCGACGGAAAAGCAAAGTCGTAAGCATCGTGGCCCGAAAGCATTTTAAATTCCTTGGTTTTGCTCTGGGAAAGAGCAGGGACCGAGTACACATCCGCGCCCATGGACAATCTCTTGCGAAAGCAAAGAAGAAACTGAAGGAACTCACGAAACGCAGCCAGGGCAAGAATGTCCGTCAAGTGATGGAGCAGGTGAAGGTCTATATTCGCGGCTGGATAGGTTACTTCTACGTAGCGGACATGAAACGGACTCTGCAGAGATGGAACGAATGGTTGAGAAGACGATTCCGTATGTACATCTGGAAACAATGGAAGAAGCCAAGAACAAAGGCGCAAAACCTGCGAAAACTGGGAATACCGGAGTGGCAGGCCTACCAATGGGCAAACTCACGACTGGGATACTGGCGCATCGCCGGAAGCCCGGTGTTGTCTCGTTCCATAACAAACAAAAGGCTCGCACAAGCAGGGTATTATGACTTCCCTGCTCAGTACGAGCATTTACGTAACTTGCACTTAAGCGGTTGA